The Plutella xylostella chromosome 9, ilPluXylo3.1, whole genome shotgun sequence genome has a segment encoding these proteins:
- the LOC105391791 gene encoding peptidoglycan recognition protein, which translates to MLTFMGVFLLCSLLFFSSAYAECDVLTRNEWGGVNATQEEDLPRPIDLVIIQHTATDTCNTDEECQEYVQWIQIYHMQSLNYWDIGPNFLIGGNGLVYEGPGWLHMGAHTHGYNRKSVGISFIGNFNDIIPTNASLLAAEKLIECGVTEEHLSPSYSLVGHRQLRPTESPGKNLYEIIQKWPHYLENVDDIINN; encoded by the exons ATGTTGACTTTTATGGGTGTCTTTTTATTATGttctcttttatttttttcttcagcTTATGCAG AGTGCGATGTACTAACAAGAAATGAATGGGGCGGGGTGAATGCGACCCAGGAGGAAGACCTCCCAAGGCCGATCGACCTGGTGATCATCCAGCACACCGCCACCGACACCTGCAACACCGATGAGGAATGCCAGGAATACGTGCAGTGGATACAAATTTATCATATGCAGAGTTTGAACTATTGGGATATAGGACCGAA TTTCCTGATTGGTGGAAACGGCTTGGTGTACGAGGGTCCCGGCTGGCTCCACATGGGGGCTCACACTCACGGCTACAACAGGAAGTCTGTCGGCATATCCTTCATTGGCAATTTTAATG ATATCATCCCAACCAATGCCTCCTTGCTTGCTGCTGAAAAATTAATTGAATGTGGGGTGACAGAAGAGCATCTATCTCCCTCGTACTCATTAGTTGGTCATAGACAGCTGAGACCAACTGAGAGTCCAGGGAAGAATCTGTACGAAATTATCCAGAAGTGGCCACACTACCTTGAAAATGTTGATGACATCATAAACAACTAA
- the LOC105391051 gene encoding uncharacterized protein LOC105391051, which yields MFNSSRRRKFTVQTNSVRRNGAPSRNVNNLAEHESSVSLTSELSSNKVIDVEIKKKQSNDNKSKRSKKDCHFVPKNHNTVVIGNADEDNYSSKSLSPLRIPLKINPPKLSQSCTKDTPNQKLNKNNKPKTNNNTTEGPAIKFEAMTRATSATDLAEDSKVYVEREINTDINYTDSFDGNERPRTGSNHSIDDFMCRICHGGDSVLELGRLVSACLCRGTVGRVHVKCLERWLTESGKTRCELCGAKYLTRRVHKYGVLKALLMWVVSQNAKQLMVDSIGIMLMSPLAVLAAWLSGRTLAGLMAQDSQVTPWPLASTFVLACMTLVCYYCWIVSAATRHALGWWVWYRSQYEVKLELTAAEEPM from the exons ATGTTTAACTCATCAAGACGAAGAAAATTTACCGTCCAAACCAATTCTGTGAGACGCAACGGAGCTCCCTCGCGGAATGTAAATAACTTGGCTGAACATGAGAG TTCTGTTTCACTGACCTCAGAACTAAGTTCTAATAAAGTCATCGATGTTGAAATAAAGAAGAAGCAATCTAACGATAACAAATCTAAAAGAAGCAAGAAAGATTGCCATTTTGTTCCCAAGAATCATAATACTGTTGTTATAGGCAATGCTGATGAAGataattattcaagtaaatCTTTATCACCTTTAAGAATACCTCTTAAAATCAACCCACCTAAACTCTCCCAGTCTTGCACTAAAGATACGCCAAACcaaaagttaaataagaataataaacctaaaactaataataatacaacagaAGGACCCGCAATAAAATTTGAAGCAATGACAAGAGCTACAAGTGCTACAGATCTTGCAGAAGACAGTAAAGTGTATGTAGAACGAGAAATAAACACAGACATAAATTACACGGATTCATTTGACGGGAACGAGCGCCCTCGCACGGGCAGTAACCATTCCATTGATGATTTCATGTGTCGAATATGCCATGGTGGTGATTCAGTGTTGGAGCTTGGGCGGCTGGTGTCTGCTTGTTTGTGTCGCGGCACTGTTGGCCGAGTACATGTGAAGTGTCTGGAGCGATGGCTGACCGAGTCGGGAAAAACGCGCTGCGAATTATGTGGTGCCAAGTATTTGACGAGACGAGTGCACAAGTACGGTGTTCTGAAAGCTTTGCTCATGTGGGTGGTGAGCCAGAACGCGAAACAG CTAATGGTCGATAGTATTGGCATCATGTTGATGTCTCCCCTGGCTGTGTTGGCTGCTTGGCTCTCTGGCAGGACCTTGGCTGGTCTCATGGCACAGGACAGCCAGGTGACTCCGTGGCCACTGGCGTCCACCTTTGTGCTAGCTTGTATGACTTTA GTGTGCTACTACTGCTGGATCGTGTCGGCGGCCACCAGGCACGCGCTGGGCTGGTGGGTGTGGTACCGCTCACAGTACGAAGTCAAGCTGGAGCTCACTGCTGCAGAGGAACCCATGTAA